In Leptolyngbya subtilissima AS-A7, the sequence CCGCTGAACCGGCACCGAATGCTGCCCAGCCCGAGGCCCTAACGGCCCCGGCCAGCCCCGAAGCCTTTGACACTGGACCCAGCATTGCTGCCACTACCGCCCCCGACTCTGCGATCGCCTGGATCAGCAACCTCACCCAAGCCCTTGAGCAGCAGTGGCGCCCTCCAGCCAACCTAGCCGCGCCCCTGCGCTACCGCCTTGCCCTTGAGCCAGATGGCACCGTAACTGCCCTAGAGCCTCTGAATGACTTCTCGGCTAATTACCAAACCAATGCCACCCTGCCTAAGCCCGGTGACATCATCCCCGGCGTCGTCAAAGATGCATCAACCACGGTAGAGGTGCAGTTTTTACCCACCGGAGCAGTCGTCGTGGTGCCGCCTGAAGGTTCAAACCCTTAGGGTTAGGGGTCTGCCTCTCAGGAACCGGTCTCTGGCCGTCGCTGGCTTCGGCGCTTGGCTTTGCGCATTTGCAATGTTGACATGGCTTTGTCAACAGGGAAGCCAGCGACGGGAATGACCTGGTGCTTGCGATCGCGCTCCAGCTGCTTCAACTCTGTATAGTCAATCCAGTGGATGCAGTCCACCGGGCAGGTGTCGATTGCCTCTTGAATGAGCTCCTCAGAGTCGCCATCCTGGCGGTAAACGCGCGATCGCCCGTGGTCAGGCTCAATATAAAAGGTGTTGCGGGCCACGTGGGCGCAGTGCTTACAGCCAATGCAGGTAATTTCGTCGACGTAGACACCCTTTTGGCGCAGCTGGCCGCCTAGCTCGGGTTCATAACCGGTGCGGTCTTCTGCCTGGCGCAGGTGACCACCAAGCTCGGGTTCAAAGCCGGTCGCATCAGGTTGCCCGTCAAACTGTGTCATTGTGGTTGCTACTCGTGCTTTAGAACGCCCAAATGCTGGGCCAATACAAAGAAAGGGGCCAAATAGCCCCTCTCTAAGATTCAAAAGGTCAATGGGTTAGCCATTCCAGCGCTGCACTACCAGCCGCACAGAACCATCTTCCCGTACCTGCTCTTCAGACAACTGAAAGCCCTGACGAGAGGTCTCAGCCACTACGGTGTTATAGGCGTAGCGCTGGGTCACCCGGCTGAGAAACCCTTCAACAGTTAGCGGTTGCTGCCAATATTGGAGATCAGCTACCAGCTCATAGTCACTGGTTTCGGGGTTGCGGCGAAAGCCAATATCGTAGCCGTTGTCTTGGGCAATTACCACGTCCGCAGACTGGGTTTGGCCCTGATAGCCACGCACATCACAAGGGCCAGACTTCCAGTCGGTGCCCAGGTCATTCAAAGCCAGCTTTA encodes:
- a CDS encoding ferredoxin; the encoded protein is MTQFDGQPDATGFEPELGGHLRQAEDRTGYEPELGGQLRQKGVYVDEITCIGCKHCAHVARNTFYIEPDHGRSRVYRQDGDSEELIQEAIDTCPVDCIHWIDYTELKQLERDRKHQVIPVAGFPVDKAMSTLQMRKAKRRSQRRPETGS
- a CDS encoding DUF1257 domain-containing protein; protein product: MSHFSQIKTKIRNLDSLKLALNDLGTDWKSGPCDVRGYQGQTQSADVVIAQDNGYDIGFRRNPETSDYELVADLQYWQQPLTVEGFLSRVTQRYAYNTVVAETSRQGFQLSEEQVREDGSVRLVVQRWNG